The following coding sequences are from one Kiritimatiellales bacterium window:
- a CDS encoding PEP-CTERM sorting domain-containing protein, whose translation MRMQRSNNVLVRIAMLMVVFAMAGGSLFASVVDNFNAYPGSAGNGWSGEWTASAGSISGSVASSSELNGNGSYLRGTMEPTGTQEAFLSRTWDNAAVNKSGTITISWDWRLDAALTSDTRIQFNEGGAANSSFIIVAYGPSVGGGLPGNEFMFYNGTQNSAWNNANLTNSGMQIVAGTVYTFTVNLDPSTKTWTATIFNGTDSVTSGTLGFRGDVSTVLGTLNFGAQARNTHKYEFSMDNLTVAIPEPASIGLFLISGGFIFLMRHVR comes from the coding sequence ATGAGAATGCAGAGAAGTAATAATGTATTAGTTCGTATTGCAATGTTAATGGTAGTATTTGCCATGGCAGGCGGTTCATTGTTCGCTTCAGTAGTGGACAATTTTAATGCGTATCCCGGTAGCGCCGGCAATGGCTGGAGTGGAGAGTGGACAGCATCAGCAGGAAGTATAAGCGGATCCGTTGCGAGTTCATCTGAATTGAACGGCAACGGAAGTTATCTGCGCGGTACAATGGAGCCAACTGGTACTCAGGAAGCGTTTTTAAGCCGGACATGGGATAACGCTGCTGTTAATAAATCAGGTACGATTACGATCAGTTGGGACTGGAGACTGGATGCCGCTCTCACCAGCGATACCAGAATTCAGTTTAATGAAGGTGGTGCGGCCAATTCTTCGTTTATTATTGTTGCGTATGGACCATCAGTAGGAGGAGGGCTTCCTGGAAATGAATTTATGTTCTATAACGGGACACAAAATAGTGCATGGAATAATGCGAACCTTACCAATTCCGGTATGCAGATCGTCGCAGGAACCGTTTATACGTTTACGGTGAATCTTGATCCGTCTACTAAAACCTGGACCGCAACAATTTTTAACGGAACAGATTCCGTAACGTCTGGAACACTTGGATTCAGAGGTGATGTTTCTACTGTTTTAGGGACGCTTAATTTTGGGGCACAGGCAAGAAATACCCATAAGTATGAATTTTCTATGGACAATCTTACCGTCGCCATTCCGGAACCGGCCAGCATAGGGCTGTTTCTGATATCCGGCGGTTTTATTTTTCTGATGCGTCATGTGCGATAA